Below is a window of Candidatus Trichorickettsia mobilis DNA.
CTAGTAATGCCATTTAAAAAACTATCTGCTATCGGAGTTATCACCCTGTCTTTGTATACAAAAAAGATATTGGTGGTCGTGCATTCTGCAATATACCCACGCCAATCAAGTAAAATAGCATCACTATATCCTTGAAGCTTTGCTTCTTCTAATGCTACTAGCATCATTGCATAGTGACCAGATGATTTAACTTGTGGTGGCCATGAATCCGGATGTGGTTTACGCCAACGACTAATATGTAAACTAACATTATCTGCTGGTTTTGGAGAAGATGCAATTGCTGCAATCATGAAATTTATTGATAAACTCTTATTAGTAAGGTTTAATGATTCAGCTCCACGCCATACTAATGGCCTGATATAAGCATCGGAAATCTTATTCTTTACAATTATTGACTCATGCGCAGCAATAATTTCATCAAAGCTATAAGGAACTTGCATTTGCATGGTACTTGCTGAAGCTAATAATCTTTCGGTATGCTCATGGATTTTAAAAACTCGTCCTCCATATGATCTTTCTCCTTCAAACACAGCCCCCGCATAATGTAAACTATGAGTTAATGCGTGTACTCGCGCATCTTGCCATTTTACAAGATCACCATTAAGCCAAATATACCCTGATAATTGATCCAAGAAAGTAGTTGTCATTGTTAATAATCCACACTTTAAATATTGTCAACTCACTGTAATTTTACTAATATTGAGCCAAAATCCATTTTAAATTATGCCAGCAGTAAAACCACACATTCTCATTGTTGATGATGATATCAGAATACTTAAACTTTTGAAGAAATTTTTCGAACAAAATAATTTTTTGGTGTCAAAAGCTGTTTCAGCCAAAGAAGCAGAAATATTTTTACGATATTTTATTTTTGATTTATTAATTTTAGATATAATGCTACCCGGTATTACCGGTTTGGACTTTACCAGAAACACAAGGTCAAATGATAATAAAATGCCGATAATTATGTTAACGGCACTGGCAGAACCTGAAGATCGCATTAAAGGGTTGGAAGCCGGTGCTAGCGATTATCTGACTAAACCGTTCGAACCACGAGAATTATTACTAAGAGTAAAAAATTTAATTGATGCCTATCATCAATACCAACAACAAGATCAAAGCAAGCGCTTTGGTGATAATTGCTATAATTTACGTCTGAAAGAATTAACAAAAAAAAATCGATTAGTTAAACTTAGTTACACTGAACAAAAATTATTAAATATTTTTATTACTAATACCGGTGTAATTTTTAGTCGTGAAGATTTATCTACTCAAATGGGAGGACTTGAACTCAGGTCAATTGATGTACAGATTACAAGGATTAGAAATAAAATAGAGGATGATCCAAGACAACCACAATATTTAAAAACGATTCGCGGTATAGGTTATGTTTTCAATACGTAACCTTATACCTAAGACTTTATTAGCTAGGTTCATGCTAATTATAGTAGTACCGAGCCTAATTGGACAAATGTTAGCAGTATTTCTATTTTATGATCGACATTGGTATAATGTTTCATATTACACTAGTAATATAATTGCTAATGAAATTAAATGGTTGCTAGATAATTATCATAATGTTCAGACTACTGATACAAATCAACATATAAATGAATATTTAAATCTATCGTACCAATTTTATCAAGGAATAAAATTACCAAAAATTCGACCAAAACTTAACGAGGAATTAGAAATTTTTAAGAATATTCTAAACTTAAAACTTAAAAAACCAGTTATTGTTACCTTGGATCATGAAAAAAAAATTATTGTATCTATTGCTTTTAACAATGGTTTACTAAAAATCACCTTTCCTACTAAATTATTATTAAATCCTACAACTTATATATTTGTATTGTGGTTAATATTTTTAACCATCTTATTACTATCAGTATCATTGATTTTTTCTCGTAATCAGATTAAATCTATTCTGGAGTTAGCCACTGCAGCTGATGCTTTTGGCCGAGAGCAAAGACTTGATTACAAACCATCGGGAGCATATGAGATTCGCCAGGCAGGTCTGGCTTTTTTAAAAATGAAAGATCGTATTGACAAACAAATTGCTAACAGAACTCAAATGTTGGCAATGATTTCACATGATCTACGTACACCACTAACTAGAATGAAATTACAATTAGAACTAATGCCTTCATCTGAAGCCACTATAGAACTACAGCAAGATATCAATACAATGACTCAAATGATTGCAACTTACCTTGATTTTGCCAGAGGTGAAGGTGGAGAAAATTTTCAAATAATCGAAGTTGCTGATTGGGTAGTAAATTTTATTCAAACTAAATATCCTGGTCGTGATATTACATTTGACATTAAGCCACAAAAACATAAAGTACAAATTAAACCATTTGCTTTTGCCAGAGCGATATCTAATTTAATCGATAATGCCATTAAATATTCTACCAAAATAAAAATTTCTATCAGTGAAACTAAAACATCCACTCTAATAGAGGTTGAAGATAATGGTATTGGCATTCATGGTCAAGAAAAAGAGTTAGTGTTTAAACCATTTTATCGATCTGATCATGCAAGATCACTGGAATATTCAAGTAATGTCGGCTTAGGACTCGCTATTACTAAAGAAATTATTACCGGCCATTATGGCACTATTACTTTAGAGGATAGTAAATTATTAAATGGTTTATTAGTACGTATTAGTTTGCCAATTATTAAAGAAATTAAGGATAAAACTAATGAAGCCTAATCTTCAACATCTAGCTATAATCATGGATGGCAATGCCAGATGGGCAACGGCAAAAGGACTATCCAAAACTGAAGGGTACAAAAATGGAGCAGAAAGAGTAAAAAAGTTAATAGAGGTGGTAATGGAATATAATATTCCTTATTTGACTCTCTATGCTTTTTCTTATGAAAATTGGCAAAGATCAAGACGAGAAGTATCTTTTATAATTAATTTATTCAATTCTTATTTATCTAATGAAGCAGAATCATTAAATAAAAATAATATTAAATTAAAAGTGATCGGACACTTAAACAACATTGATAAATATACTAAGCAACGAATAGCTGAAGCTGTAGAACTAACCAAGCATAATAATAAAATGACCTTATGTCTTGCTTTTAGCTATAGTAGTAAACTTGAAATCGTTGATGCTTATCAAAAAATTATTGATGCTAAATTATCGACATTATCTGTGGATGACTTTAAGCAATATCTCTATGATCCTGAGATGCCTGATGTCGACTTATTAATCCGTACTGGTAACGTATTAAGAATCAGTAATTTTTTATTATGGCAATCAGCATATGCTGAGTTGTTTTTTACTGAGAAATATTGGCCGGATTTTGATAGAGAAGATTTGATTGCTGCACTAGCTGACTATTCAACACGAAAACGTACTTTTGGAGGAAGGTCTCATGCCTAACTTTGTACTACGGATTATATCTAGCATCGTCCTAGTTATATTATTTGTTGCTTCTATATTATGGCTTCCACCATTATTTTGCCTTTGCATGATATTAGTAGCCAGTGGTATGTATTATGAATGGTATAAAATGACTCAGGATCATATAGTACATTTATTATTAGGGTTAGTCATTATTTCAATTCCAGTTATAACGTTGATTCTGATAAACTCTCAACCTCAGCATCAATGGTTATTGCTAGGATATTTTATCATGATCTGGTCAGTTGATACTTTTGCAATGATTGGTGGCAAAATTCTACAAGGGCCAAAACTTGCTCCAT
It encodes the following:
- a CDS encoding sensor histidine kinase, which gives rise to MFSIRNLIPKTLLARFMLIIVVPSLIGQMLAVFLFYDRHWYNVSYYTSNIIANEIKWLLDNYHNVQTTDTNQHINEYLNLSYQFYQGIKLPKIRPKLNEELEIFKNILNLKLKKPVIVTLDHEKKIIVSIAFNNGLLKITFPTKLLLNPTTYIFVLWLIFLTILLLSVSLIFSRNQIKSILELATAADAFGREQRLDYKPSGAYEIRQAGLAFLKMKDRIDKQIANRTQMLAMISHDLRTPLTRMKLQLELMPSSEATIELQQDINTMTQMIATYLDFARGEGGENFQIIEVADWVVNFIQTKYPGRDITFDIKPQKHKVQIKPFAFARAISNLIDNAIKYSTKIKISISETKTSTLIEVEDNGIGIHGQEKELVFKPFYRSDHARSLEYSSNVGLGLAITKEIITGHYGTITLEDSKLLNGLLVRISLPIIKEIKDKTNEA
- the uppS gene encoding polyprenyl diphosphate synthase, producing the protein MKPNLQHLAIIMDGNARWATAKGLSKTEGYKNGAERVKKLIEVVMEYNIPYLTLYAFSYENWQRSRREVSFIINLFNSYLSNEAESLNKNNIKLKVIGHLNNIDKYTKQRIAEAVELTKHNNKMTLCLAFSYSSKLEIVDAYQKIIDAKLSTLSVDDFKQYLYDPEMPDVDLLIRTGNVLRISNFLLWQSAYAELFFTEKYWPDFDREDLIAALADYSTRKRTFGGRSHA
- a CDS encoding response regulator transcription factor; amino-acid sequence: MPAVKPHILIVDDDIRILKLLKKFFEQNNFLVSKAVSAKEAEIFLRYFIFDLLILDIMLPGITGLDFTRNTRSNDNKMPIIMLTALAEPEDRIKGLEAGASDYLTKPFEPRELLLRVKNLIDAYHQYQQQDQSKRFGDNCYNLRLKELTKKNRLVKLSYTEQKLLNIFITNTGVIFSREDLSTQMGGLELRSIDVQITRIRNKIEDDPRQPQYLKTIRGIGYVFNT
- a CDS encoding phosphatidate cytidylyltransferase; amino-acid sequence: MPNFVLRIISSIVLVILFVASILWLPPLFCLCMILVASGMYYEWYKMTQDHIVHLLLGLVIISIPVITLILINSQPQHQWLLLGYFIMIWSVDTFAMIGGKILQGPKLAPFLSPKKTWSGLVVGVISSGIIVIAFDTIIDNKISHYYQLNRFYLMLNTGILAIIAQVSDLFISYFKRYHQIKDSGNIIPGHGGVLDRFDSIILTAPILFYTIYIL
- a CDS encoding branched-chain amino acid transaminase, encoding MTTTFLDQLSGYIWLNGDLVKWQDARVHALTHSLHYAGAVFEGERSYGGRVFKIHEHTERLLASASTMQMQVPYSFDEIIAAHESIIVKNKISDAYIRPLVWRGAESLNLTNKSLSINFMIAAIASSPKPADNVSLHISRWRKPHPDSWPPQVKSSGHYAMMLVALEEAKLQGYSDAILLDWRGYIAECTTTNIFFVYKDRVITPIADSFLNGITRQTIISLAKKLGLEVQEKHISLSDIEKYDECFLTGTAAEIKLVNSIALHSLQITFADNRITSLLQQEYAALTRSEQ